One stretch of Arachis duranensis cultivar V14167 chromosome 1, aradu.V14167.gnm2.J7QH, whole genome shotgun sequence DNA includes these proteins:
- the LOC107495906 gene encoding S-adenosylmethionine synthase 3-like, whose amino-acid sequence MSDMETFLFTSESVNEGHPDKICDQVSDAILDACLEQDPESKVACETCTKTNMVMVFGEITTKANVNYEKIVRDTCRGIGFVSADVGLDADNCKVLVKIEQQSPDIAQGVHGHMTKKPEEIGAGDQGHMFGYATDETPELMPLTHVLATKLGAKLTEVRKNKTCPWVRPDGKTQVTVEYKNDNGAMIPIRVHTVLISTQHDETVTNDKIASDLKEHVIKPVIPAKYLDDKTIFHLNPSGRFVIGGPHGDAGLTGRKIIIDTYGGWGAHGGGAFSGKDPTKVDRSGAYIVRQAAKSVVASGLARRCLVQVSYAIGVPEPLSVFVDTYKTGKIPVKDILALIKENFDFRPGMIAINLDLMRGGNFRYQKTAAYGHFGRDDPDFTWETVKMLKPKA is encoded by the coding sequence atgTCAGATATGGAGACCTTTCTCTTCACCTCCGAATCTGTAAATGAAGGTCACCCTGACAAGATCTGTGACCAGGTTTCGGATGCCATCCTTGATGCTTGTTTGGAGCAAGACCCGGAGAGCAAGGTTGCCTGTGAGACCTGTACAAAAACCAACATGGTTATGGTCTTTGGTGAGATCACAACCAAGGCAAATGTGAACTATGAGAAAATAGTTCGAGACACTTGCAGAGGCATTGGGTTCGTTTCAGCTGATGTCGGTCTTGATGCTGACAACTGCAAAGTTCTGGTCAAGATTGAGCAACAGAGCCCTGATATTGCCCAAGGAGTTCATGGTCACATGACTAAAAAGCCTGAGGAAATTGGTGCTGGTGACCAGGGACACATGTTTGGCTATGCCACAGATGAAACACCTGAGCTAATGCCACTTACTCATGTCCTTGCTACTAAACTTGGTGCCAAGCTCACTGAAGTTAGAAAGAACAAAACATGCCCATGGGTGAGACCTGATGGAAAAACTCAGGTTACTGTTGAGTACAAGAATGATAATGGAGCCATGATCCCGATTCGTGTGCACACTGTCCTCATCTCAACACAACATGATGAAACTGTCACCAATGACAAGATAGCCAGCGATTTGAAGGAGCATGTAATAAAACCTGTCATCCCAGCTAAATACCTTGATGACAAGACTATCTTCCACCTCAACCCTTCTGGTCGTTTTGTGATTGGTGGACCCCATGGAGATGCAGGGCTAACTGGCCGTAAGATCATCATTGACACCTATGGTGGTTGGGGTGCTCATGGTGGAGGTGCCTTCTCCGGCAAGGACCCAACCAAGGTCGATAGGAGTGGTGCATACATTGTTAGGCAAGCAGCGAAAAGTGTGGTAGCTTCAGGGCTTGCTCGACGCTGTCTTGTGCAGGTTTCTTATGCAATTGGAGTCCCAGAGCCACTCTCTGTTTTTGTAGACACCTACAAAACAGGAAAGATTCCAGTCAAGGACATATTGGCTCTGATTAAGGAAAATTTTGACTTCAGGCCAGGAATGATTGCCATCAATCTTGACCTCATGAGAGGAGGCAACTTCAGGTACCAGAAGACTGCTGCTTACGGACATTTCGGACGTGACGATCCTGATTTCACTTGGGAGACGGTGAAGATGCTCAAGCCCAAGGCTTGA